The Blattabacterium cuenoti genome includes a region encoding these proteins:
- the gyrA gene encoding DNA gyrase subunit A yields MKISEGKKEKLISINIEDEMKSSYIDYSMSVIVSRALPDVRDGLKPVHRRVLYGMYQLGIFSNSSYKKSARIVGEVLGKYHPHGDISVYDTMVRLTQKWTLRYPLIDGQGNFGSLDADPPAAMRYTEVKMKKISEEMLLDIKKETVDMQLNFDDSLEEPTVLPTRIPNLLINGASGIAVGMATNIPPHNLKETIDAICAYIDDNNISIEQMMKYIKAPDFPTGGIIYGYDGVKNAFFTGKGRIVLRAKIHLEEIHGRQCIIVDEIPYQVNKADMISKTVELMKEGKMEGIYQIRDESDRNGLRIVYILKQNTNTNILLNRLFQYTSLQTYFNVNNIALVNGKPVQLNIKSLIQHFVNHRHNVIIRRSKYELKKCQNRVHILLGFFKILNHLDIMIQLIQTSKNHYEACNRLIQKFEISKNQSKSILDMKLQSLTSLERKKLKKEYDELINKIEFFKNILEQHSTRTKIIQEELLDIKKKYQDVRRTKIDYSGDKVFNIEDLIENEQVVLTISHAGYVKRTSLSEYKRQGRGGVGNRGATARESDFFKHLLVATNHQYLLFFTEKGKCFWLRVYEIPEGSKISKGRAIQNIIHLQQDDKVNAYILTGDLTNKKYVKDYYVMMVTKKGIIKKTSLENYSRPRKDGINAIVIRKGDSLLEAILTKGDSHVFIAVKSGRIIRFSENKVRRTGRNSSGVIGIGISTNNKDRVVGMICVEKKEKGHLLVVSEKGFGKRSYIKDYRITNRGGKGIKTINITQKTGSLISIKYVKNQDDLMIIKKSGIIIRIPVSDIRIMGRTTQGVRLINLKSNDAIADVAQVYKSIMDFH; encoded by the coding sequence ATGAAAATAAGTGAAGGAAAAAAAGAAAAATTAATTTCAATTAATATTGAGGATGAAATGAAATCATCTTATATAGATTATTCTATGTCTGTTATTGTATCCAGAGCTCTTCCTGATGTTAGAGACGGATTAAAACCTGTACATAGAAGAGTTCTTTATGGAATGTATCAATTAGGAATTTTTTCCAACAGTTCTTATAAAAAATCTGCTCGTATTGTTGGGGAAGTGTTGGGAAAATATCATCCACATGGAGATATTTCTGTATATGATACTATGGTTCGTCTGACTCAAAAATGGACGTTACGTTATCCATTGATAGATGGGCAGGGAAATTTTGGTTCATTAGATGCAGATCCTCCGGCAGCTATGCGTTACACCGAAGTAAAAATGAAAAAGATTTCTGAAGAAATGTTGTTGGATATTAAAAAAGAAACAGTGGATATGCAATTAAATTTTGATGATTCTTTGGAAGAACCTACAGTTTTACCTACACGAATTCCAAATCTTTTAATTAATGGAGCTTCTGGTATTGCCGTTGGAATGGCTACTAATATTCCTCCTCACAATTTAAAAGAAACTATAGATGCCATTTGTGCTTACATTGATGATAATAATATATCTATAGAACAGATGATGAAATATATTAAAGCGCCTGATTTTCCTACAGGTGGAATCATTTATGGATATGATGGAGTTAAAAATGCTTTTTTTACTGGTAAAGGACGTATTGTTTTACGTGCAAAAATTCATTTAGAAGAAATTCATGGGAGACAATGTATTATTGTAGATGAAATTCCTTACCAAGTCAATAAAGCTGACATGATTTCTAAAACTGTGGAATTAATGAAAGAAGGAAAAATGGAAGGAATTTATCAAATTCGTGATGAGTCTGATAGAAATGGTTTACGTATTGTATACATTCTAAAACAAAATACGAATACTAATATATTATTGAATAGATTGTTCCAATACACTTCTTTGCAAACTTATTTCAATGTAAACAACATAGCTTTAGTAAATGGAAAACCTGTTCAATTAAATATAAAAAGTCTGATTCAACATTTCGTTAATCATAGACATAATGTTATAATCCGTCGTTCTAAATACGAATTAAAAAAGTGTCAAAATCGTGTTCATATTTTATTGGGTTTTTTTAAGATATTAAATCATTTAGATATCATGATTCAATTAATTCAGACATCAAAAAATCATTATGAAGCTTGTAATAGATTGATTCAAAAATTTGAAATATCAAAAAATCAATCTAAATCTATTTTAGATATGAAATTACAAAGTCTGACATCTTTAGAAAGAAAAAAACTTAAAAAAGAATATGACGAACTTATTAACAAAATAGAATTTTTTAAAAACATTTTGGAGCAACATTCTACAAGAACTAAAATTATTCAAGAAGAACTTTTAGATATCAAAAAAAAATATCAAGATGTACGTCGTACAAAAATTGATTATTCAGGAGATAAAGTTTTCAATATAGAAGATTTAATTGAAAATGAACAAGTAGTTCTTACAATTTCCCATGCTGGTTATGTTAAAAGAACATCCTTATCAGAATATAAACGTCAAGGAAGAGGTGGAGTGGGAAACAGAGGTGCGACTGCTAGAGAATCAGATTTTTTCAAACATTTACTTGTAGCAACTAATCATCAATATTTACTTTTTTTTACTGAAAAAGGAAAATGTTTTTGGTTAAGAGTATATGAAATTCCTGAAGGATCTAAAATATCAAAAGGTAGAGCTATACAAAATATTATTCATCTTCAACAAGATGATAAAGTCAATGCTTATATATTAACTGGAGACTTGACTAATAAGAAATATGTTAAAGATTATTATGTGATGATGGTTACGAAAAAAGGAATTATTAAAAAAACATCTTTAGAAAATTACTCTCGTCCTAGAAAAGATGGAATCAATGCTATTGTGATTCGTAAAGGAGATTCTTTACTAGAAGCTATTTTAACTAAGGGAGATAGTCATGTTTTTATTGCTGTAAAAAGTGGAAGAATCATTCGCTTTTCAGAAAATAAAGTTAGACGAACTGGAAGAAATTCTTCTGGAGTTATAGGAATAGGAATTAGTACAAATAATAAAGATAGGGTTGTTGGCATGATATGTGTCGAAAAAAAAGAAAAAGGACATTTATTAGTAGTTTCTGAAAAAGGATTTGGAAAAAGATCCTATATAAAAGATTATCGTATTACTAATCGTGGTGGAAAAGGAATTAAAACGATAAATATAACTCAAAAAACAGGAAGTTTAATTTCTATTAAATATGTAAAAAATCAAGATGATTTAATGATTATTAAAAAATCAGGAATTATTATACGTATTCCTGTATCAGATATCAGAATTATGGGAAGAACTACACAAGGAGTGAGATTAATTAACTTAAAAAGCAACGATGCTATAGCTGATGTAGCACAAGTTTATAAGTCTATTATGGATTTTCATTAA
- a CDS encoding carboxy terminal-processing peptidase — MKKIKKLNDIKYIIISLFFIFSLSLCSPLGEQEKHRIVLKTIYKTLYFLHPNPIPIDNDFSIKVYNTYFEKLDNQKRFFLQKDIEDLSVYKEKIDDYWIHGDPFFFNIIMKRFFKRVQNVESICLQILKTSFNFNKKEMYVLEKQNLFYPKNQKEWVEKWRKYLKYLTLLEIITSKNQKKFFKNTFLKNEKISRKKVEEYMKEYFRRLKMKKESDWFSIYVNTITTQYDPHTNFFSPKEKEIFDLNISGQTEGIGIELQDDKGYPTVVKLITGGPAWKNKKIEVGDKIIRVAKNINSESQNIVGMLLENSIRLIRGKKGTKVKLTIQKKNGSIEEIILTRDIIEKKEIFAKSVIIMDKNKNKYGLIHLPEFYFNLENKNGRNAAQDMKKIIQELKKENIKGILLDIRSNVGGSLNAVIEIAGFFLGKVPIVQIGKPNKKKTILKSHESQILWKGPVVLLVNEFSASASEILASVITDYQRGIIVGSTQTYGKGTVQVVYPLKKFSFYNSNEKLGALKFTINKFYRVNGNSTQLKGVNSDIVIPSHTTSSFLKFMEKNKKNPMKWDNTKPVPSLSLHYYYSQKNLGNIKNKSIKRLMKHNNFININQKIRLLENKFLNKKSFPLNWKEFYYENLKIKKKNEYFKKLKNDLSIYGLQAFSSLYKIICHEKESEEQKKWKKNIKKDFSIVECINILRDFNENP, encoded by the coding sequence ATGAAAAAAATAAAAAAACTGAATGATATTAAGTATATAATAATTAGTTTATTTTTCATTTTTTCATTAAGTTTATGTTCTCCATTAGGAGAACAAGAAAAACATCGTATAGTACTTAAAACTATATATAAAACACTTTACTTTCTACATCCAAATCCCATTCCTATAGATAATGATTTTTCAATAAAAGTGTATAATACATATTTTGAAAAATTAGACAATCAAAAACGTTTTTTTCTACAAAAAGATATAGAAGATCTTTCTGTATATAAAGAAAAAATAGATGATTATTGGATTCATGGAGATCCTTTTTTTTTTAATATTATTATGAAACGTTTTTTTAAAAGAGTACAAAATGTCGAATCTATATGTCTTCAAATATTAAAAACATCTTTTAATTTTAATAAAAAAGAAATGTATGTACTTGAAAAACAAAATTTGTTTTATCCAAAAAATCAAAAAGAATGGGTTGAAAAATGGAGGAAATACTTAAAGTATTTGACTTTACTAGAAATCATCACTTCTAAAAATCAAAAAAAATTTTTTAAAAATACATTTTTAAAAAATGAAAAAATATCAAGAAAAAAAGTGGAAGAATATATGAAGGAATATTTTAGAAGATTAAAAATGAAAAAAGAATCTGATTGGTTCTCTATATATGTCAATACTATAACAACTCAATATGATCCCCATACTAATTTCTTTTCTCCTAAAGAAAAAGAAATTTTTGATTTAAATATATCTGGACAAACAGAAGGAATTGGTATAGAATTACAAGATGATAAAGGATATCCAACCGTCGTTAAACTTATTACAGGTGGACCTGCATGGAAAAACAAAAAAATAGAAGTAGGAGATAAAATTATACGAGTAGCAAAAAATATAAATTCAGAATCACAAAACATTGTAGGAATGTTATTAGAAAATTCTATTCGTTTAATTAGAGGGAAAAAAGGAACTAAAGTCAAGCTTACTATTCAAAAAAAAAATGGATCTATAGAAGAAATAATTTTAACTCGAGATATAATTGAAAAAAAAGAAATTTTCGCAAAAAGTGTTATAATTATGGATAAAAATAAAAATAAGTATGGGTTAATACATTTACCAGAATTTTATTTTAATCTTGAAAATAAAAATGGAAGAAATGCAGCTCAAGATATGAAAAAAATTATTCAAGAATTAAAAAAAGAAAATATAAAAGGAATTTTGTTAGATATAAGAAGTAATGTAGGAGGATCTTTAAATGCTGTTATAGAAATTGCTGGTTTTTTTTTAGGAAAAGTTCCTATTGTTCAAATAGGAAAACCTAATAAAAAGAAAACAATACTAAAAAGTCATGAAAGTCAAATTTTATGGAAAGGACCTGTTGTCCTTCTTGTAAACGAGTTTTCAGCTTCTGCTTCTGAAATTCTTGCTTCTGTTATAACTGATTATCAAAGAGGAATTATTGTTGGAAGCACTCAAACATATGGAAAGGGAACAGTACAAGTTGTTTATCCATTAAAAAAATTCTCTTTCTATAATTCAAATGAAAAGCTAGGAGCTTTAAAATTTACCATAAATAAATTTTATCGTGTAAACGGAAATTCTACTCAATTAAAGGGAGTAAATTCAGATATTGTGATTCCAAGTCATACAACAAGTTCGTTTTTAAAATTTATGGAGAAAAACAAAAAAAATCCTATGAAATGGGATAATACAAAACCTGTCCCTTCTCTTTCTCTTCATTATTATTATAGTCAGAAAAATTTAGGAAATATTAAAAATAAAAGTATAAAACGTTTAATGAAACATAATAATTTCATAAATATTAATCAAAAAATACGATTATTAGAAAATAAATTTTTAAATAAAAAATCATTTCCTTTAAATTGGAAAGAATTTTATTATGAAAACTTAAAAATCAAAAAGAAAAATGAATATTTTAAAAAATTAAAAAATGATTTATCTATATATGGGTTACAAGCTTTTAGTTCTTTATACAAAATCATTTGTCATGAAAAAGAATCAGAAGAACAAAAAAAATGGAAAAAAAATATAAAAAAAGATTTTTCAATAGTAGAATGTATCAATATATTACGAGATTTTAATGAAAATCCATAA
- the surE gene encoding 5'/3'-nucleotidase SurE — translation MNKKPIILVTNDDGIVAPGIRALIHFMNLLGEVYVVAPSKPQSGVGHGITMNTVLYCDSVKIDNGNQKEWKCSGTPVDCVKLAISDILPRKPDICVSGINHGSNSSINIMYSGTVSAVLEASIEGIPSVGFSLLDFDWNADFEPSKKYVCYIVKKILYNSITEKKTIISLNVNIPKLKKEQIKGIRICRQAKSKWKESFDKRYNPKGRTYYWLVGDFVNFDKKIDTDEWALKNGYVSVVPIQFDLTNYTILNILKSWNLLLFFLFSLF, via the coding sequence ATGAATAAAAAACCAATTATTTTAGTCACAAATGATGATGGAATTGTCGCTCCAGGTATTAGAGCTCTTATTCATTTTATGAATCTTTTAGGAGAAGTATATGTAGTGGCTCCAAGCAAACCTCAATCTGGAGTAGGACATGGAATAACAATGAATACGGTATTATATTGTGATTCAGTTAAAATAGATAATGGAAATCAAAAAGAATGGAAATGTTCTGGAACTCCGGTTGATTGTGTTAAATTAGCAATTAGTGATATTCTTCCAAGAAAACCTGATATTTGTGTATCAGGGATTAATCATGGTTCAAATTCTTCTATAAATATTATGTATTCTGGTACTGTCTCTGCGGTACTTGAAGCTAGCATTGAAGGAATCCCATCTGTAGGATTTTCTCTTTTAGATTTTGATTGGAATGCTGATTTTGAACCATCAAAAAAATATGTATGTTATATTGTAAAAAAAATTCTTTATAATTCGATTACAGAAAAAAAAACAATAATCAGCTTGAATGTTAATATTCCTAAATTAAAAAAAGAACAAATTAAAGGAATCAGAATATGCAGACAAGCAAAGTCTAAATGGAAAGAAAGTTTTGATAAACGTTATAATCCTAAAGGAAGAACTTATTATTGGTTAGTAGGAGATTTTGTAAATTTTGATAAGAAAATAGATACAGATGAATGGGCATTAAAAAATGGATATGTATCCGTTGTTCCTATCCAGTTTGATTTAACAAATTATACTATATTAAATATTTTAAAATCTTGGAATTTGTTATTATTTTTTTTATTTAGCCTTTTCTAA
- the ruvB gene encoding Holliday junction branch migration DNA helicase RuvB: protein MSSFLEESLNPKKIQDFIGQYEILDNLKIFIQAAKKRKEALDHILFHGPPGLGKTTLAHIVANELCVNITVTSGSVLDKPGDLAGLLIHLKINDVIFIDEIHRLSPIVEEYLYSAMENYQIDIIIDSGSNARSVQIDLSPFTLIGATTRSGLLTAPMRSRFGINFRLSYYEKELLNNIVNRSAKLLNIPITQEASYEIANRSRGTPRIANALLRRIRDFAQIKGNGTIDINICNLGLQALNVDKHGLDEMDNRILSYIINHFQGGPVGINTIATAVSENSDTIEEVYEPFLIQEGYLVRTPRGRKATKLAYQHIKQNFKKK, encoded by the coding sequence GTGTCATCTTTTTTAGAAGAATCTTTAAATCCCAAAAAAATTCAAGATTTTATTGGACAATATGAAATATTAGATAATCTAAAAATTTTTATTCAAGCGGCTAAAAAAAGAAAGGAAGCTTTAGATCATATTTTATTTCATGGACCTCCAGGATTAGGAAAAACAACCCTTGCTCATATAGTGGCTAATGAATTATGTGTGAATATAACTGTTACTTCAGGTTCTGTTTTAGATAAACCTGGAGACTTAGCTGGATTACTAATTCATTTAAAAATAAACGATGTAATTTTTATTGATGAAATTCATCGACTTTCTCCAATTGTCGAAGAATATTTGTACTCAGCTATGGAAAATTATCAAATCGATATTATTATAGATTCTGGATCTAATGCCAGATCAGTACAAATAGATTTGTCTCCTTTTACTTTAATTGGTGCAACGACACGATCAGGATTACTAACAGCTCCTATGCGTTCTAGATTTGGTATTAATTTTCGTCTTAGTTATTATGAAAAAGAATTATTAAATAACATTGTAAATCGTAGTGCAAAATTATTAAATATTCCAATTACGCAAGAGGCTTCTTATGAAATAGCAAATAGGAGTCGTGGGACTCCACGTATAGCTAATGCTTTATTACGTAGAATTCGAGATTTTGCACAAATTAAAGGAAATGGAACTATTGATATTAATATATGTAATTTAGGATTACAAGCTCTTAATGTAGATAAACATGGATTAGATGAAATGGATAATAGAATTCTATCATATATTATCAACCATTTTCAAGGAGGTCCTGTCGGAATCAATACAATAGCAACAGCCGTTAGCGAAAATTCTGATACTATAGAAGAAGTTTATGAACCTTTTCTGATACAAGAAGGATATTTAGTCAGAACCCCTAGAGGAAGAAAAGCTACAAAATTAGCTTATCAACATATAAAACAAAACTTTAAAAAAAAATAG
- a CDS encoding adenylosuccinate synthase, whose product MPSNVIVGLQWGDEGKGKITDLLAKNSDCVIRYQGGNNSGHSIHIKNHYFVLHLIPSGVIYSNVKCIIGPGVVIDPQSLIQEIKNLESIGINTSKVFLAKRAHITMPYHRLLDRYQEESLGDKSIGTTHKGIGPTYVDKISRTGIRALDLLNLEVFRQKLRYNIDIKNQMFTKIFKKKPLSFQSIYEEYIEYAKILSDRIIDAVYEIHDDFYKKKKILFEGAQAMLLDINYGTYPYVTTSSTSTGGVCIGSGIPPNFLGNFIGITKAYCTRVGFGPFPTEIKDEIGDIIRHKGNEYGATTKRPRRCGWLDLIALKYSCMINGINYLVITKLDVLSGFDIIKTCVKYKYDDKIIQYFPVNGKKNVKGIYIDLPGWKQDISHVHKYEDLPNNCKKYIKFIENYLNIEIVLISVGSERNQNIIKNKSLFFRISTYN is encoded by the coding sequence ATGCCTTCAAATGTTATTGTTGGTCTCCAATGGGGTGACGAAGGGAAAGGAAAAATTACAGATTTACTTGCTAAAAATTCGGATTGTGTGATCCGTTATCAAGGAGGAAATAATTCAGGTCATTCTATTCATATCAAAAATCATTATTTCGTTCTTCATTTAATTCCTTCTGGAGTTATTTATTCTAATGTAAAATGTATTATTGGACCTGGAGTAGTAATTGATCCTCAATCTTTGATACAAGAAATCAAAAATTTGGAATCAATAGGAATCAATACATCTAAAGTTTTTTTAGCAAAAAGAGCACATATTACTATGCCTTATCATCGTTTATTAGACCGGTATCAAGAAGAATCTCTAGGAGATAAATCAATTGGAACTACACACAAAGGGATCGGTCCTACTTATGTAGATAAAATTTCTCGTACAGGAATTCGTGCTTTAGATTTATTAAATTTAGAAGTTTTTCGTCAAAAATTAAGGTACAACATTGATATTAAGAATCAAATGTTTACAAAAATTTTTAAAAAAAAACCTCTTTCTTTTCAATCTATTTATGAAGAATATATAGAATATGCAAAAATTCTTTCTGATCGTATTATAGATGCAGTTTATGAAATTCATGATGATTTTTATAAAAAAAAGAAAATTCTGTTTGAAGGAGCACAAGCTATGTTGTTGGATATTAATTATGGAACATATCCATATGTGACCACTTCTTCAACTTCTACAGGAGGAGTATGCATAGGATCTGGAATTCCTCCTAATTTTTTAGGAAATTTTATAGGAATAACAAAAGCATATTGTACTCGTGTAGGATTTGGTCCTTTTCCTACAGAAATAAAAGATGAAATTGGAGATATCATACGTCATAAAGGAAATGAATATGGAGCAACTACGAAACGTCCAAGACGATGTGGATGGTTGGATTTAATTGCACTTAAATATTCTTGTATGATTAATGGAATTAATTATTTAGTTATTACAAAACTGGATGTTTTAAGTGGATTTGATATTATTAAAACATGTGTAAAATACAAATATGATGATAAAATTATTCAATATTTTCCAGTGAATGGAAAAAAAAATGTAAAAGGAATTTATATAGATTTACCTGGATGGAAGCAAGATATATCTCATGTCCATAAGTACGAAGATTTACCAAATAATTGTAAAAAATACATTAAATTTATTGAGAACTATCTAAATATAGAAATTGTATTAATTTCTGTTGGATCGGAAAGAAATCAAAATATCATTAAAAATAAATCTTTGTTTTTTAGAATTTCTACTTATAATTAA
- the purB gene encoding adenylosuccinate lyase has protein sequence MKEYKNPLIERYSSKEMLYNFSPRKKFITWRKLWLYLAEIQKELGINISNEQIIDLKNHLNDIDWERVSFYERKFKHDVMAHLYALGEKAAIARPIIHLGATSAFLGDNTDIILIRDGLNILLKKLINIIFRLRNFTLEYHNIPTLAFTHYQPAQLTTVGKRSALWLQSLLLDLEELEFRLENIHFRGVKGTVGSADSFKKLFNGNLQKVKYLEKKLSKKFGFKNVFSITGQTYDRKVDAQILNLLSNISQSSHKFSNDLRLLQNLKEMEEPFENEQIGSSAMAYKRNPIRSERMASLAKYVISLSNSSALVAATQWLERTLDDSANRRLVIGQSFLAVDSILMIWNNILENIVVYPKIINRHIKEELPFLITEYIIVECVKNGADRQDIHERIRIHAMKTNNKIKLEGMENDFIKRILHDKKIPIHEEKMNQILNPKNLIGFSSDQTLEFVDSKVNPILNRFSNLIDIDNNMDRKV, from the coding sequence GTGAAAGAATATAAAAATCCTTTAATAGAACGATATAGTAGTAAAGAAATGTTATATAATTTTTCTCCAAGAAAAAAGTTTATAACTTGGAGAAAATTGTGGCTATATTTAGCAGAAATTCAAAAAGAATTAGGGATAAATATCAGCAATGAACAAATTATTGATTTAAAAAATCATTTAAATGATATCGATTGGGAAAGAGTTTCTTTTTATGAAAGAAAATTTAAACATGATGTTATGGCTCATTTATATGCTTTAGGAGAAAAAGCTGCTATAGCTAGACCTATTATTCATTTAGGAGCTACAAGTGCATTTTTAGGAGATAATACAGATATTATTTTAATTCGTGATGGATTGAATATTTTATTAAAAAAATTGATTAATATTATTTTTCGTCTTAGAAATTTTACTTTAGAATATCATAATATTCCTACTTTAGCTTTTACTCATTATCAACCAGCTCAATTAACTACTGTTGGAAAACGTTCTGCTTTATGGTTACAAAGTTTACTTTTAGATTTAGAGGAATTAGAATTTAGATTAGAAAATATTCATTTTAGAGGAGTTAAAGGAACTGTTGGGTCAGCAGATAGTTTCAAAAAACTATTTAATGGAAATTTACAAAAAGTCAAATATTTAGAAAAAAAATTATCAAAAAAATTTGGATTCAAAAATGTATTTTCCATTACAGGACAAACATATGACAGAAAAGTAGATGCTCAAATATTGAATTTATTATCTAACATATCTCAATCTTCTCACAAATTTAGTAACGATTTACGTTTATTACAAAACTTAAAAGAAATGGAAGAACCTTTTGAAAATGAACAAATTGGATCTAGTGCAATGGCTTATAAACGAAACCCAATACGTAGTGAACGTATGGCTTCTTTAGCTAAATATGTTATTTCTTTATCTAATAGTTCAGCTTTAGTTGCCGCGACTCAATGGTTAGAACGTACTTTAGACGATTCCGCAAACAGAAGATTAGTTATAGGACAATCATTTTTAGCAGTAGATTCTATTTTAATGATTTGGAACAATATATTAGAAAATATTGTTGTATATCCTAAAATTATTAATAGACATATAAAAGAAGAACTTCCTTTTTTAATCACTGAATATATTATTGTTGAATGTGTAAAAAATGGAGCAGATAGACAGGATATTCATGAAAGAATACGAATTCATGCTATGAAAACTAATAATAAAATTAAATTAGAAGGAATGGAAAATGATTTTATTAAACGTATTTTACATGATAAAAAAATACCAATTCATGAAGAAAAAATGAATCAAATTCTCAATCCTAAAAATTTGATAGGATTTTCTTCAGATCAAACTTTAGAATTTGTCGATTCAAAAGTAAATCCTATATTAAATCGTTTTTCCAATCTTATTGACATTGATAATAATATGGATCGAAAAGTTTAA